DNA sequence from the Entomomonas asaccharolytica genome:
AAATAACTCATGCGCGCCCTCCTTCATTTTTTTGTAATTTCATTAAAAATAACTTTGAACAAGAAAGCACCAAGAAAGTAATAAAGAATAAAATTAAACCTAGATAAATTAATGAAGCTTGATGTAAACCGGGGCTTGCTTCAGCAAACTCATTAGCCAATACCGAAGTGATACTATTAGCTGCTTCAAATAAAGATACTGATTCCAATTGGTTCATATTACCAATCATAAAGGTAACTGCCATGGTTTCTCCCAAAGCTCTACCTAAACCAAGCATAATCCCACCAATTACCCCTGCCTTGGTGTAAGGAAATACCACATTTCTGATGACTTCCCATGTGGTTGCTCCTAGACCATAGGCTGATTCTTTTAATAAAGGAGGTGTTACTTCAAATACATCACGCATTACTGATGCAATAAAAGGGATAATCATAATGGCAAGAATAATGCCTGCAGAGAAAATACCTATTCCCACAGGATAGCCCGATACTAGAACATTTAAATAAGGTACATTACCTAGTAGACTTTGTAACGGTGTTTGCACATATTCAGCTAATAGAGGCCCAAATACTAATAATCCCCACATACCATACACAATGGAGGGAATAGCCGCTAAT
Encoded proteins:
- the pstC gene encoding phosphate ABC transporter permease PstC codes for the protein MQSSPSRKHSRYGDAIFAGLFRGAAILTLVMLAGIIISLIIGAIPAFKEFGLSFIWSNEWDPVQDKYGALVMIYGTVATSLIALLIAIPVSFGIAVFLTELAPNWLKQPLGTAIELLAAIPSIVYGMWGLLVFGPLLAEYVQTPLQSLLGNVPYLNVLVSGYPVGIGIFSAGIILAIMIIPFIASVMRDVFEVTPPLLKESAYGLGATTWEVIRNVVFPYTKAGVIGGIMLGLGRALGETMAVTFMIGNMNQLESVSLFEAANSITSVLANEFAEASPGLHQASLIYLGLILFFITFLVLSCSKLFLMKLQKNEGGRA